The genome window ATAAATGGCTCATAAAAAAAATCCTTTCGTTGCGCCCCCGGAAGCACTCCCGGGAACGATACACGCCCCATTCTCCATTCATTATAGACCTTCAAAATCAGAAAATCCTTGAGAGTTTCAGGGGTTTCGCATACATTGGTTTGACTTGCGGAAACAGGCCCATCCCTGCTTTCGCTCCCATTTGCCTGACTGTTGGTCGTTTATGAAGCCTGAAGATTTCACATTATTCAGCGGCGGCGTCAAAGGCGCGGAAGCCGAGTTCGGTGCCAATGCCGAACGGCTGGGCATGGAAGAAGTCCACTTCACCTTCGAAGGCCACAAAATTGTCCGCAAACGCGGCGTCCGCTTTCTCACCCAGGATGAACTCAAGCACGGCGACGTCAGCCTGGCCTATGTCTCCAAACTCATGAACCGCAAGTACAGCGACGGCCCGCTGTTCCGCAAAATCCTGCAGAGCATCTGGCACATGGCCAATCACGCAGGCGAAGTGTTTGTGGTCGGTCACATCCTGGAAGACAAAACCGTCAAAGGGGGTACCGGCTGGAGCGCGGAGCTGGCCAAGCTGTTCAACAAACCGCTTTACGTGTTCGACCAGGATCAGGAACAGTGGTTCAAGTGGAACAATCAGAGCTGGAAAAAGACCACGCCGAAAATCCACAATAAAAATTTTGCCGGAACGGGCACGCGCTTTTTAAACACTGCGGGCAAGCAGGCCATCGCCGACCTGTTCGATCACTCCTTCTCTAAATAATCCGACGCTTTTTCTTCATTTTCCCGCCGATTCCGTTGGGTGCCCTGCTCTCCTTCCATCACCCCGTCATTTTTCTCCAAATATTTGATTTACTGAGTTCCTTCCCTTACTCTAAATCAATGGAATAAATTCTTTCCAGTTCCCATCATTCATTCAAAAAAACGGAGGGGCGGCATGTCAACGACCACGGTCGTGATTTTGGGAATCCTGGGTTTCGGTCTATTGGGGATCATCGGCTACTTCATCATGATCTACAATGGCCTGATTTCTCTCAAGGAAAACATCAAAAAATCATGGGCCAACATCGACGTCATCCTGAAACAGCGTTACGATGAAATTCCCAAACTGATTTCCGTTTGCGAAAGCTATGCACAGTTCGAGAAAGGCATGCTCGACCGCCTGCTCAAAGCGCGGGAAAACTATGTGCGCGCCGACGGGGTGAAGGAAAAATCCAAGGCCAGCAACCAGATCAGCCAGGCGCTGCGCAGTGTGTTCGCCCTCGCCGAGAATTACCCCGATCTCAAAGCCAACGAAAACTTCATGCAGTTGCAGAACCGCATTTCACATTTGGAAGAAACCCTGGCGGACCGGCGCGAGTTCTTCAACGACAGCGTCAACAATTACAACATCCGTATCCAGCAGATCCCGGACGTGTTCGTGGCTGGCATGCTGAGCTACCGGCAGGAAGAAATGTTTGAGGTGGCCGAAGAAGAACGGCGCGACGTGAAGGTCAACATCAAACTCCCCAACTTCGACTGACCTCAATCCCTAGCTTCCCCAGGAGAACGAAGTGCCAGACCTGTCGAAAGATGAACTGGAAATCATCTTCCTTTCGTTGATCGGTGCGATCATCGGTCTTTACCTGTTCTACGCTGGGTTCCGGGAACTGCAAATCAAACGCATCATCCAGAACACGCCCACCTCGAAAATCAATACCGGCGCCGTCGGCACCAACGTCGAGGTCAAGGGACGAATCATCGCCGAGAAAGACAAGATCGTGCGCGCGCCCATCAGCGGCAGGCCCTGCGCCCTCTTCAACATCGAAATCCAGAAATGGCAACGCGACCGCAAGTCCGGATTCAGCCGCAACCGTTCGCTGTTCAGCCTTGGGGAACGGCGCGGCTGGCAACGCGGCCGTTGGGTGACCATCGCCAGCTTCTTTTCCGATGCCGGCTTTTATGTCGATGACGACAGTGGTGCCAACGCCATGGTGCTGGTGGAGGGGGCCACCGTCAACCGCAGCGGCACCACCCAGGATTACGAATGCTCCTCCAACGAATTTTCCACCATGGACCCGGATCTCTATGCGGTGCTTGATCAAAATAAACGGAAGATCCGATCCTTCAAGCTGAAAGATTCTTCCTGGCTGTTGTCCAACGACTATCGCTTTCGCGAATGGTGTTTCGTGCCAGGAGAAG of Nitrospina watsonii contains these proteins:
- a CDS encoding LemA family protein — protein: MSTTTVVILGILGFGLLGIIGYFIMIYNGLISLKENIKKSWANIDVILKQRYDEIPKLISVCESYAQFEKGMLDRLLKARENYVRADGVKEKSKASNQISQALRSVFALAENYPDLKANENFMQLQNRISHLEETLADRREFFNDSVNNYNIRIQQIPDVFVAGMLSYRQEEMFEVAEEERRDVKVNIKLPNFD
- a CDS encoding GIDE domain-containing protein, yielding MPDLSKDELEIIFLSLIGAIIGLYLFYAGFRELQIKRIIQNTPTSKINTGAVGTNVEVKGRIIAEKDKIVRAPISGRPCALFNIEIQKWQRDRKSGFSRNRSLFSLGERRGWQRGRWVTIASFFSDAGFYVDDDSGANAMVLVEGATVNRSGTTQDYECSSNEFSTMDPDLYAVLDQNKRKIRSFKLKDSSWLLSNDYRFREWCFVPGEEVFVLGYADSNLKLARPKKAGVKFFLEAKKLIRKNKELQKRLDTNQDGKLDYYELERGAQAVAKKLSARYSKQKLEELAAKTKMVFRKESKHPFVLSNRHEDNLVSHMGRWATVKIWGGPIITIGAGAYFFSSFFI